The window ATCGTGCCGTCCGGCAGCGTCGTGAACCACTCCGGGTGCGCGGCGACCCACGGGTGGTCCGGCGCGCACTGCAGGGCGAGGTCGAGCGCGACCTCCATGCCCAGCTCGTGGGTGCGTGCGACGAACGCGTCGAAGTCGTCGAACGTCCCTAGCTGCGGGTGGATCGCGTCGTGGCCGCCCTCCTCCGCGCCGATCGCCCACGGCGAGCCGACGTCGTCCGGGCCCGGCGTGAGCGTGTTGTTCTTGCCCTTGCGGTTGACCCGGCCGATCGGGTGGATCGGCGGCAGGTAGACGACGTCGAAGTTCATGTCGGCGATCGCGGGCAGCCGGCGCGCGGCGGTGCGGAACGTGCCGTGCACCGGCGGGCTGACGGCGTCCGAGCCGGGCTCGGGGACGACCGAGCCCTCCGACCGCGGGAAGAACTCGTACCAGGAGCCGTAGAGGGCCCGCTCCCTGTCGACCCACACGCTGAACGCGGGTGACCGGGTCACCAGGTCACGCACCGGCCGCTCGGCCATGGCCGGACCGAGGTCCAGTGCGGGTCCGATTCGCTCGGCCAGCGGCCGGGTGGTGTCGCGGAGCGCCGCGGCGGCCTCGAACAGTTCGTCCCGCCGCTGGCGGGGCGCGAACCGGCCGGCCTTGAGCAGCAGCCTGGCGCCGGTCTCGAGGTCGTTGGCCAGCTCCACCGCGGACTGGCCGACGGCGGTCTTGACCTCCACCGCGTGGTGCCAGGTCGCGTAGGGGTCACCCCATGCCTCGACGACGAACGTCCACCGCCCCGGCGTGTCGGCGACGACCGAGGCGTGCCATCGGTCGTTCTCACCCTTGACCATGGGAGTGAACGGTGTTCGCCGCCCGTCCGGGGCAGTCCACACCACGTTGGCTCCGACCGCGTCGTGGCCCTCGCGGAAGACCGTGGCGGAGACGGGCATGAGTTCACCCACGACGGCGCGCGCTGGATACAGACCAGCGGACACAACTGGGGTGATGTCTTCGATCGCGAAGCGTCCGGTCATCAAGGCCTACCGTATCGAGTCAGAGGGACGGTCGCGGTGACGGTCTGGGCGCTCTCCCAGCCGCGGGGTCCCCTGTGCACGATGCCGTGGAGTCCCCGTGGAGGTATAGCCGCCCCGGGCTGAAAATACTTGCGGGACACGGAGGCAATGTTCGCGCCCGTGACACGGGAACCAACCCCAGCGTCGGTAGGGTGCGCCCCGTGAGAGCCCTACGTCGTTTTACCGTGCGGGCCAAGTTGCCCGAACCACTGGCCCCGCTCGGCGAACTCGTGATGAACCTGAGGTGGTCCTGGAACCCGCCTACGGTCGACCTGTTCGCCTCCGTGGACCCGAAGGTCTGGGAGCAGGTCCGGCAGGATCCGGTGCGGCTGCTGGGCGAGGTATCCGGCCAGCGGCTGGAGGCCCTGGCCGCCGACGGTGACTTCCTGGCGCGCCTGAACGCGTCCCACGCCGAGCTGCAGCGTTACCTCACCGAGCCCCGGTGGTACCAGGAGCAGGCGCAGGCGGGTGCCGACTCCGGCCAGCCGCTGCCCGCCTCGATCGCCTACTTCTCGCCGGAGTTCGGCATCACCGAGGTGCTGCCGCAGTACTCCGGTGGCCTCGGCATCCTGGCCGGCGACCATCTCAAAGCCGCCAGCGACCTCGGCGCGCCGATCGTCGGCGTCGGTCTACTGTATCGATCCGGATACTTCAGCCAGTCGCTCACCGCGGACGGCTGGCAAGCCGAGCACTACCCGCCGCTCGACCCGCACGGCCTGCCGCTCCAGCGGCTCGCCGACGCCGACGGTTCGCCGCTACGGATCTCGGTGAACCTGCCGGAGAACCGGGTGCTGCACGCCCACGTCTGGAAGGCGCAGGTCGGCCGGGTTCCGCTGCTGCTGCTCGACTCCGACATCGAGGACAACGGCCCGACCGAGCGGCACGTCACCGACCGCCTGTACGGCGGCGGAGCCGACCACCGGCTGCTCCAGGAGATCCTGCTGGGCGTCGGCGGTGTGCGTGCGCTGCGCGCGTACGCGGCGCAGACCGGCGAGGCCGCCCCGGAGGTGTTCCACACCAACGAGGGACACGCCGGTTTCCTCGGCGTGGAGCGGATCCGGGAGCTCGTCCAGGGCAGTGGACTGACGTTCGACCAGGCGCTGCACGCGGTCCGTGCGGGAACGGTGTTCACCACCCACACGCCGGTGCCCGCGGGCATCGACCGTTTCTCGCGGGACCTGATCGCGCACGTGTTCGGCGCCGGCGTGCTCGCCGACGTTCCGGGAATCCCGATCGACCGCCTGCTCGCGCTCGGCGCCGAGGACGACCCCGGCGTGTTCAACATGGCCCACATGGGTCTGCGCCTGGGCCAGCGGGCCAACGGCGTCAGCATGCTGCACGGCGACGTCAGCAGGCACATGTTCAACGGCCTCTGGCCCGGGTTCGAGTCCAACGAGGTGCCGATCACCTCGGTCACCAACGGCGTCCACGCGCCGACCTGGGTGGCGCGGGAGACCGCGGCGCTCGGCGCCGGCCAGGTCAACGACGACCTGTGGGCGTCGATCGGCCAGGTGCCCGGCGAACAGCTCTGGCAGACCCGGCGGACGCTCCGCGCGAAGCTGGTCGGCGAGGTCCGCCGCCGGTTGCGCGAGTCGTCGCTGCGCCGCGGGCACACCGACGCCGAGCTCGGCTGGGTCGACTCGGTGTTCGACCCGGACGTCCTCACGATCGGGTTCGCCCGGCGGGTGCCCTCGTACAAGCGGCTGACGCTGATGCTGCGGGACCCCGACCGGCTGCGCTCGCTGCTGCTGGACGCCGAGCGTCCGCTGCAGATCGTCATCGCAGGGAAGAGCCACCCGGCCGACGAGGGCGGCAAGATGCTGATCCAGCAGATGGTGCGGTTCACCGACGACCCGGCCGTCCGCAACCGGATCGTGTTCCTGCCGGACTACGACATCGGCATGGCCCGGTACCTCTACTGGGGTTGCGACGTCTGGCTCAACAACCCGTTGCGCCCGCTGGAGGCGTGCGGGACGTCCGGCATGAAGGCGTCGCTCAACGGCGGGCTCAACCTGTCCATCCGGGATGGATGGTGGGACGAGATGTATGACGGCGAGAACGGCTGGGCGATCCCCACCGCGGACGGCGTCATCGACCCCGACCGGCGGGACGACCTGGAGGCCGCGGCCTTCTACGACCTGCTCAGCACCCACGTCCGGACGCTGTTCTACGACCGTGGCGAGGACGGGATCCCGGCGCGCTGGCTGGAGATGGTCCGGCACACGCTCAGCTCGCTCGGGCCGAAGCTGACCGCCACCCGGATGGTCAGCGACTACGTGGAGCGGCTCTATGCCCCGGCGGCGCGGAGCTCGGCCAAGGTGCTCGCCGACGACTTCGCCGGTGCGCGCCGGCTGGCCGAATGGCGCGGCCGGGTCGCCGAGCACTGGAACGGCGTCAAGGTGGCGCACGTCGAGTCGTCGGGCATCGGCGACACGCCCGAGCTGGGTGCGACCGTCAACGTCCGTGCCGAGGTCAACCTCGGCGGTCTGACGCCGGACGCGGTCTCGGTGCAGGCCTGCTACGGCACGGTCGATCTGGACGACGTCCTGCACGACGTTCACACGGTGCCGATGCGTCCGCTGGGCAACGGGGGTGACACCTACCGGTACGAGGCGGATATCCCGCTGGAGCAGGCCGGGCCGTTCGGGTACACGGTGCGTGTACTCCCGCACCACGAGTTGCTCACCGATCCGGTCGAGCTGGGCCTAGTGACGACCGCCTAGATGGGTTCTGGCCCATAATTCACGCATGGCGTATGCAGGCGGTGCCGGTCGGTCCGCCACGGATGCAGGAGAACCCGTGGCGGACCGCTCGGACGACGGGCGGGGACTGTCGAGCCTCGAGGACGAACTCCGAGTCGTCCACACGCGCATCGACCAGGCGAAGAGCCGGATGCGTCAGGCGATCGACGTCTTCGGGCTGCTCGGGTTCGGGCTGGCGTTCGTCGGGCTGATCGTCGTGGCCGGTCTCGCCGCGGTGTCGTTCGCCTCCGACGAGACCGGCGTCGGCATGCTGTTCAGCGCGCTGACGGTGGTGGCGCTGCCGATCGTCGCGATCGCCGCCTGGCACGCGTTCGGCCGGCTGTGGTCGCTCTCCCGGGAGCTGTCGGTGCTGCGCCGCAAGGAAGCGACGATCTTCTCCCAGCTGGAGAGCGTCGGCGGCCCGGCGCCTGCTCCCGATCTGGACGACACGAGGATCGACGCCGGCCCCCCGAGCGGGCTCGGTGGCTTCATGGGCGGCCTCGGCCGGGGGCCTCGCCGGGTCTCGCTGCAGGAACCGCCTCCGGGCAACACCGCCGACGGGTACCGGGAGATCACCGACCGGAACCGCGGCATCTTCGGGCGCGCGGCCTCGCTCTGGTTACTCGTCGGTGTGGGGATCCTGTTCCTGATCTTCGTCATCGGCGTGGCTCTCGGGTCGGCCAGCACCGGCTAGGGCCGCCGCCCGGCTAGGGCCGCGCTACCCGGAGCAGGACCGTGGACCAGGCGGACAGCGGGCGGGCCGTGCCACCGTCCAGCGTCTCGCCACCGTCCGGCAGATCCGGGCGGGCCGTGTCGAACACCACCTGGTAGCGCTCGGCCCACGGCGGGCCGGGCAACCGTACTTCGAGGTCACCATCGGCGGCGTGCACCCACAGCAGGTACGAGTCGTCGACGATCCGCTCGCCGCGTAGCGTCCGGTTCCGGATCTGTTCGCCGTTGAGGAACATCCCGAGCGTCCGGGCATCGTGCCGGTTCCAGTCATCCGGGCTCATCAGCCCGCCGTCCGGCCGGAACCAGCACAGGTCGCTCACCGGGCTCTCGACGTCGGTCGGCGCGCCCACGAAGAACGACCGCTGGCGGAACACCGGTGCCTTCGAGCGGAGTTCGAGCAGCCGCGACGTGAACGCGAGCAGGCTCTCGTCCTCCGGCGTCAGCTTCCAGTCCACCCAGGACACCTCGTTGTCCTGGCAGTACGCGTTGTTGTTGCCGCCCTGGGTTCGCCGCATCTCGTCGCCGGCCGTGATCATCGGCACCCCCGCGGACAGCACCAGCGTGGCCAGCGCGTTGCGGATCTGGCGGTTGCGCAGCGCGATCACCGCGCCGTCGTCGGTCTCACCCTCGACGCCGCAGTTCCAGGAGCGGTTGTCGTCGGTGCCGTCCCGGTTCTGCTCGAGGTTGGCGTCGTTGTGCTTGTGGTTGTACGTGAACAGGTCGCGCATCGTGAAACCGTCGTGCGCGGTGAGGAAGTTGATCGACGCGAACGGGCGCCTGCCGTCGTCCTGGTACAGATCGGACGAGCCGGAGAGCCGGTAGCCCAGCTCGCCGAGGCCCCGGATGCCGCCCCGCCAGAGGTCACGAACGGAGTCTCGGTAGCGGCCGTTCCACTCCGTCCACAGTGGCGGGAAGTTGCCCACCTGGTAGCCGCCGGCGCCGACGTCCCACGGCTCGGCGATGAGCTTGAGCTGGTTGACCACCGGGTCCTGGTGGATGACCGCCATGAACGCGGACAGCTGGTCGACGTCGTGCATGGACCGGGCCAGCGCGGACGCGAGGTCGAAGCGGAACCCGTCGACGCCGAGGTCGAGCGCCCAGTAGCGCAGCGAGTCCATCAGCATCTGCAGCACGGCGGGCTGCCGGGCGTCCAACGTGTTGCCGCAGCCGGTGTAGTCCACGTAGCGGCTGCCGTCCGACGGGTCGAGCCGGTAGTAGCCGCGGTTGTCGATGCCGCGGAAGCTCAGCGTCGGCCCGTCGCCGCCGCCCTCCGCGGTGTGGTTGTAGACGACGTCGAGGATGACCTCGATACCGGCCGCGTGCAGCGCGGCCACCATGTCGCGGAACTCCTCGACCTGACCGCCGGCGTCGCCGCGGGACGAGAAGCGGGAGTCCGGCGCGAAGTAGCCGAGCGTGTTGTAGCCCCAGTAGTTGGGCAGGCCCCGGGCGGCGATCGTGGGCTCGGTGACCATGTGATGCACCGGCAGCAGCTCGACCGAGGTGACCCCGAGCTTCACCAGATGGTCGATGACCGCCGGGTGGGCGAGGCCGGAGTAGGTGCCGCGCAGGTGGTCGGGCACGTCGGGGTGACGCATCGTGAAGCCGCGGACGTGCAGCTCGTAGATGACGGTGTCTTCCCAGGGCACCCGGGGCCTGGTGTGGGAGAGGCCGGTCGACCGCGCGAGCACGACCGAGCGCAGCGTGTAGGGCGCCGAGTCGCGCGGGTCGGGCCAGCCGCGGGACGAGTCGCCCGCGTGGCCGTACAGCGCCTGGTCGTAGGTGACCTGGCCGGAGTACGCGCGGGCGTACGGGTCCATCAGCAGCTTGGCCGGGTTGAAACGATGGCCGGCGATCGGGTTCCAGGGCCCGTGGACGCGGTAGCCGTACCGCTGGCCAGGGCCCGCGTTCGGCACGTACCCGTGCCAGACGTGGTACGTGCTCTCCTCGAGCATCAGCCGCCGCTCGTTGCCCGCCTCGTCGAACAGGCACAGATCGACGCCGACCGCGTGCGGGCTCCACAGCGCGAAGTTCACGCCGTCGCCGTCCCAGGTGGCCCCCAGCGGGAACGGGTGGCCCGGCCAGGGTCCGTCCGGGTCGGCCGTCGTTTCGCTCATCGTGCCCCCCAACAAGCCGGATGTGCACAGATTAGGGGGCGGGTCTGACAAACGTAACTAGTGCTCCCTCGATGTGTGGTTCTCCGCGGTACCGACGGCGTGCCGGGTGGGGGAGGGCGTCCGGCGCTGGCCCCGGTGTTGTTGGATGGGTGCGTGCCTGCCGCTTCCCGTTCGAACAGTTCTGCGGATCCGAACCGAGTCGTCGGCCGCGCGGCGGTTCCGCCGACGTCCGTGTCGCCGATCTTCTCCGTGACGTCCGGGGTCTCGGTGGTGCCGGCGTCGGCGCTCCCCCGGCCTGCTGCCGCTGCTGCTGCCGCCGCCCCGGCTCCGCGCACCTACCCGGAGCCTGATCCGGACGCCGTCCTCGACCTCGCCGGGGTCACCGTCTCCCGCAGCGGCAACGACCTGCTGGCCGAGGTCGACTGGCAGGTGCACGAGGACGAGCGCTGGGTGATCCTCGGCCCGAACGGCGCCGGGAAGACCACGCTGCTGTCGGTGGCTGCGGCCCGCCTGCACCCGACCCGGGGGCGCGTGGCGATCCTCGGTGAGCAGCTCGGCAAGGTGGACGTGTTCGAACTGCGTCCACGGATCGGCCTGTCGTCCGCGTCGCTGGCCGAGCGCATCCCGGCCGACGAGACCGTCGCGGACGTCGTGCTGACGGCCGCGTACGCGGTGGTCGGCCGCTTCACCGAAGAGTACGACGCGGTGGACGCCACGCGCGGCGGTGCGTTGCTGGCGCAGTTCGGCGTCGAGCACCTGGCCGCCCGGCTCTACGGCACGCTGAGCGAGGGCGAGCGCAAGCGCGTCCAGATCGCCAGGGCGCTGATGACCGACCCCGAGATTCTGATGCTCGACGAGCCGGCGGCGGGGCTCGACCTCGGTGGCCGCGAGGACCTCGTCCGTCGCCTGTCGACGCTGGCGAGCGACCCGGCGGCACCGGCGCTGGTGCTGGTCACGCACCACGTCGAGGAGATCCCGCCGGGTATGACGCACGCGCTGCTGCTGCGGCAGGGAGCGGTTGTCGCCTCCGGACCGCTGGCCGAGGCGCTGACCGCCGAGACGCTGTCCGAGACGTTCGGCCTGCGGCTGCGGCTCGACCAGCGGGACGGCCGCTACACCGCCAGAGCTGCCGGGAATCCGACAAAATAGGCAACGCGGTACGGCCGGTCCCGGCCTAGAGTGGACGGTAGGTAGTCCTGTCGTCGCTCGTCGGGGGCCTTCCGGTGAGTCCCGCTCGCACCACCGCGTTCGCTACTGGCCGCTTACCGTCCGGTGGCGGTTGAGCCATGGGCCGACACGACCAGATGGTCCTCGACATCGGCGAGGACGTCGACGGATACAGCGTGGAGTCGTTTGTCGCCAGGGGCGGCATGGCGGTCGTCTACAAGGCACGCGACCGCCGCCTCGGACGGCCGGTCGCGCTGAAGCTCATCGCACCGGAGCTGGCGTCCGACCCCACGTTCCGGGCCCGGTTCACCCGCGAGAGCGAGCTGGCGGCCTCCCTGGACCACCCGAACGTCCTCCCGATCTACCAGGCCGGGGAGATCGACGGGATGCTCTACACGGTCATGCGCTTCGTGGACGGCGAGGACCTGGACGCCGTCCTGAAGCGGCGTCGGCGGCTGACGCCCACCGAGACCGTCACGATCTTCACCGCGGTCGCCGCGGCGCTGGACGCGGCGCACGCCCACCGGCTCGTGCACCGGGACGTGAAGCCGGGCAACATCCTGCTTACCGGTTCCGACGACGCGAACGGCATGAACCTCGCCGCGCGGCACGTGTACCTCACCGACTTCGGGCTGACCAAGCGCAGCGCCGACGTCACCGGCCTCACCACCGCAGGACAGTTCCTCGGCACGATCGCCTACGTCGCGCCGGAGCAGATCGCGAACCAGCCGGTCGACCACCGCGCCGACGTGTACTCGCTGGGGTGCGTGCTCTACCACGTGCTGTCGGGGGCGCCGCCGTTCGCGCGGAACGACTACGTGGCGATGATGTGGGCGCACATCTCGACGCCCCCGCCGACGCTCACGTCCGCGGCGCCGGATCTGCCTGCCGCCGCGGACGCGGTGCTGCTCTCGGCGATGGCGAAGCGGCCCGGTGCGCGGCCGTCGAGCTGCGGTGCGCTGGTGGGGCAGCTCCGGGACGCGTTCGGGCTGAGCGCCGAAGCCCCGTTCCGGCTCGCCGAGCAGCCGCCGGGCCGGATCGCGGGCGTGCTCGACCGGTACGCGGGCGAGCCGGTCGACGAGAGCCCGACCGTGTCACGCGACTCCCCGCCCCCCGCCACTCCGACAGATCCCGCCCCCGCCGCCCCGATCGCGGCCGGCCCGGCCGCCGTCGGGCAGGTTGGCGCTGGCCCGGCCGCCGCTGGCCCGGCCGCCGCTGGCCCGGCCGCCGCTGGGCCGCCGCCTGGCCGGCCGCTGAACGGCTGGCCCGCGGGCCCCGGCCGCGCGCCGGTCTTCGGCCCCCCGGTGACCGGCCCCCCGGTGACCGGCCCCCCGGTGACCGGCCCCCCGGTGACCGGCCCCCCGGTGACCGGCCCCCCGGTGACCGGCAGCCCGGTGACCGGCAGCCCGGTGACCGGAGAGCCCATGACGGGCGGACTTGTGACGGGCGAGCCCGCGACGGGTGGGCCGGTGACGGGTGGGCCGGTGGCCGGGGAGCCCGTGACGGGTGGGCCTGTGACCGGCGGGGTGGCGTCGGATCCCGGCGTGGCGCCGCGTTCGCCCGCCGCAGCGTGGGGTGCCGGGCCCACGACCCGGGACGGTGGACCTCCGCCGGCGGGTTCCGACTCCGCCGGGACCGACCGGCCTGGTGGCATCGGCGGGGACGGGTGGGGCGGCGAGAGCGGCGATCGGTCGGCGGAGGTTCCGCCGAGCCTCGGGCATGCGCTCGTGCTGCGGCCGCCACCGGCAGAGCTGCCACCCGCCACGCCCCGCACGCCGCCGGACCGCTCCGGCGGCGACGCCCCGCGACGGCCCCGTCCGGCGCCGGAGCGGTACACACCCCCGACCCTGGCCAGCCATCGCCGGGATCCCGAGCCGCCGGTACCGCGCGACCGGACCCGGTTACGCGCGCTGCTCGGCGGACTGCTGGCGCTCGCGCTGGTCGTCTCGGGCGTCGTCACCTGGCTGGTCAGTCGCAACGACGACCCACCCGGGACGTCGCCCGGCGCCGCACCGTCGGCGACCGGTCCGGCGTCGTCGCCACCACCGAGCAACCCGGCGAGCATCGGGAAGCCGAGCATCGTCGGAACCGTGCAGGTCGGCAACGGCCCGCAGGGCCTCGTGTTCGCTCCGGACGGACGCCGGGTGTACGTCGCGAACAGCGACGCCCGGAACGTCTCGGTGATCGACACCGAAGACCGCCGCGTCGTAGCGACGATCGCGACCCGGGACCAGCCGCAGTACCTCGCGATGAGCCCGAAGGGCGACCGCCTCTACGTCTCCACGCACAACGCCGAGGGCGGCGGCAACGCGGTCGTGGTCGTCGACACCGCGAAACGGTCGGTCGTGACCCGGATCCCGATCGAGGACGAGGGCGAGGACGCGCACCCGTACGCGCTGGCCGTCTCACCGGACGGGGTGCTGCTCTACGTCCCCGATCACGACCGCAACCTGGTGCTGGTCATCGACACGACGATCAACCAGATGGTGATGCGGCTGGCGGTGCAGCCGGCGCCGCACTGGGTGGCTTTCTCCCCGGACGGTGGTAACACGGCCTATCTTGCCAACCACGAGTCCAACCTGCTCACGGTCGTCGACACCAGGAACACCGCGATCACCGCGACGATCCCGGTCGGCAAGAGCCCGCACAGCGTCGCCGTGACGCCGGACGGCACCCGGGCGTTCACCGCGAACTACGACGTCAACACGTCGTCCGTCGTGGACTTGGAGAAGCGAAGGACGGTTGGCACGGTCCCGGTCGGCGGTAACCCGCGCTGCGTCACGATCTCGGCCGACGGCCGGCACGCGTACTTCGCCGCGACCAGCGACGACACGATCACCGTCGTCGACACCAAGACGCTGAAACGGACGGCGTCGGTCAAGGTCGGCGCCGATCCGTACGTCATCGTGGTGTCACCGGACGGACGTACCGGCTGGGTGACCAACCGCGAGTCCGACAGCGTGTCGGTGCTGTCGCTCACTGCCTGAGCCCGGCGCCGCGCGGCGCGACTACCCGCCGGTAGGCTGCCGCCAACGGCGTCGAGGCCGGGCGGTCCGGCCGTCCGGAGAAGGGTGGTCGGAGCGGATGACCAGTGAGTTCGTGACGCTCGACGTGGCGGAGGGGGTCGGCACGATCCGGCTCACCCGGCCGCCGATGAACGCGCTCAACACCCAGGTCCAGGGCGAGCTGCGCGCGGTCGCTGAGGAGGCGAGCAGCCGGGACGACGTCCGGGCGGTGGTGCTGTACGGCGGGCCGAAGGTGTTCGCCGCGGGCGCGGACATCAAGGAGTTCGCGGACACCGACTACGTGCAGATGGTGGCGCGTGCGGAAGCGCTGACCGGGTCGCTCACCGCGGTCGCGCGGATCCCGAAGCCGGTGATCGCCGCGATCACCGGGTACGCGCTCGGCGGCGGGTGCGAGCTGGCGCTGACCGCGGACTTCCGGGTCTGCGGTGACAACGCGAAGCTCGGCCAGCCAGAGATCCTGCTCGGGATCATCCCCGGCGCGGGCGGGACGCAGCGGCTGACGCGGCTGGTCGGTCCGGCGAAGGCGAAGGACCTGATTTACTCCGGCCGGTTCGTGGACGCCGCCGAGGCGCTGGCGATCGGGCTGGTGGACAAGGTCGTCGCACCGGACGACGTGTACACCGCTGCCGTGGAGTGGGCGTCGCGGTTCGCGAAAGGGCCCGCGTACGCGCTGCGCGCCGCGAAGGCCGCGATCGACGGCGGGCTGGACGGTGACCTCGAGTCCGGGCTGCGGCTGGAGAGCCACCTGTTCGCGGGGTTGTTCGCCACCGAGGACAAGCGGATCGGCATGGAGTCTTTCCTGGCCAACGGCCCGGGCAAGGCTGAATTCAAGGGAGCATGAGGATGCCGACCGAAGACCCCGCTCCACCCGCCGCCGGCAAGACGCCGGCGAAGGCGCCGGTGCGGAAGGTCGCCGCCAAGAAGGTCGCCCCGAAGAAGGTGCCCGCGGGGACAACGTCCGCGAAGAAGACCGCGGCCGCCTCGGCGTCAGCGACGAAGGTGCCCGCGGGGACGGCGTCCGCGAAGAAGAGCGCGAGCGCTTCGGCGTCCGGGAAGAAGAACGCGGCGGCCTCGGCGTCCGCACGCATGACCGAGGTCGCGGCAGCGGCCTCGGCACGCCTGAAGACGCAGGCAGCGAAGCGGCCCGCCACCCCGGACGAGGTCGCCGCGGCCCGCAACGATCCCAAGCAGGCGAA is drawn from Cryptosporangium aurantiacum and contains these coding sequences:
- a CDS encoding enoyl-CoA hydratase/isomerase family protein yields the protein MTSEFVTLDVAEGVGTIRLTRPPMNALNTQVQGELRAVAEEASSRDDVRAVVLYGGPKVFAAGADIKEFADTDYVQMVARAEALTGSLTAVARIPKPVIAAITGYALGGGCELALTADFRVCGDNAKLGQPEILLGIIPGAGGTQRLTRLVGPAKAKDLIYSGRFVDAAEALAIGLVDKVVAPDDVYTAAVEWASRFAKGPAYALRAAKAAIDGGLDGDLESGLRLESHLFAGLFATEDKRIGMESFLANGPGKAEFKGA